One genomic window of Octopus bimaculoides isolate UCB-OBI-ISO-001 chromosome 2, ASM119413v2, whole genome shotgun sequence includes the following:
- the LOC106878744 gene encoding uncharacterized protein LOC106878744 isoform X1 produces MNASGGVPAMDGAFERFITAAIATIITIMFSWRLLTDVNEYDSTIPIISPPPPRLKHLTEDNQETDDSNDYDNFSDADDEAEIEPATCEFKTFAFAMPASRQHSDHNIPGVISHSNIPSSEMSNVRYHSTNRATYFIDDCYQTTAIPRKTDIPGGCVEQEISYQPDEPLGLKANNTAVAAATSSSSSSSSSSSSSNNTVTAAAASSTDIKVGSTVRSHPIVAKRETGKTVFMLGSASPLQQVVSPPLLESVHTRPRLPSALQLGNSPQNLTSDDSQMTTAPRYSSHTSIETPTTPCLSSTSANVSRSSLTQTSCRGSQVKRPPPPLPPRRPQGGGGDVTNTTNNTYNNNNITSTATSIASPNDRNTTNTHTSTGDQTKKPAAAPILGRRAMANNNKNNVANKTESCQSTSTNSTNSSRSSSSSSSSGSTSSLVCNREFRDIVDDEDFKQMVPSREMNFFRPRHRYCPPPPSPSNSHYYDIDSDSDSDSEVFYFNGLEPIEEEDSDDLSSDSDRCEEYEVKGSYPPSVIHNYDDDNNNFHTFNRSSSSSYKQPSSHSLTGVPARGTAGLLFSSHPGDAATTINNRTASLLSASSNHNNSSISPRQHGRSFTTENKNNEAVRNYEESSVDTSFTSPYVSSSDELAEREEELEEKDKEIRPNNVEECDQPRCEEDGDTSEDNNNVTYTHATATVEQAPIICPPKQLFNIPSSTSSSSQSNTHSTSVLTPPEPPPPPTAATVDNVISINNIPVQHMFRDNNNGDTLKNTSKVCAEEQSSTDSFGQVDNIDSTNKQTTVRSTDELSNSLKKSSVTARPLSQTIGDLSDTSRDLTTYNENALLTFTTSTNDRSQRIKDDSANPAQTPQKSRERSYSDGDVNQDEETSSSPSESTHGLILDIRANSTTKEEAESYGEEFLIIGKTNPQNFQTPSPDVYCSNQSNWPIQLYFDATKSNAAENPPRGFTFSYTEPGETAYKARSFYVENYDNNSNTLNNNNVHHQYDDSRNMSELNENNNLSADDLKFTPPRDYVDNPMKFASDDINVFTASKLDNGPMIIKRALSMTNAEPNRQPDNYTSLEQQNRYLSNYKEPESMETTLSQVQHEPENQRPKSYVEQEAVENVLQYDGLTEKDLYINKYSDYVQSDYVTLVTMEKSYPDILKKGSFNENSQDINSNDYVGEESMEDRVFPDVVKKDTYPVSSLHQDTVDHAHVSTFPDVLNKGIIEKTQDVISEDFTVLECKEKRPFPDIVDGQAYHVNKHAGYGQNYSVMQEAAEKTGFPDIVNREEFHLDRHLQETQQGYTMESKLIHQEPEEDIIKKEIPVDYSSRLDTKEKSSSDSTRNVQECNSSDVSHIEMGAVLKPPSLIKNENRKSSDPVPDSYSLNTSVDPVRKVTVSPENLSNSELRLKTEPAASEELVSSIDSEVEFEVFKSECLAHSEDYSSLLSLEKLDESGNMYPSQHELSSNKAESDNYEGSLSLEEYDELADFVSDQLSPPPTSALHRPLTVKTQLGGSRQVPLVRRKINAVRKRYFGSENNVSDLIEDENSVSNRFARYRKTSLRALKRRDAAKRLSLHNDQEAIHASRIRPSKSLSHISQLYLRSEPVCRYPRPPFHEIHPDCILSPGNADNLEESIQAASIDNLESCLSQYDSFCSLVETDIDTGETTERRFSFDSEAFEIPFSFQPSYFGKSTSLMDLRSEQQQVRRSTGKSRFADRNVPKSKSMQTLETNLDDDADDEDDLLGESSFRRVPSIHELRVSRSLQKLNVPAWYKNSSVSRSGSCILNRDNDSMKSFDWRFNASLTSSPASSIISHQAPVVIKTRVTPSYTRSYSAPLKTPKLVLPPKPANVRLPSDQFRNQEKPKGLMPIPIVPFLKIREMFEKKSQENNSQPTFPTAVSPVSKTPVKTSKPEPPKRTTPVKREPDSISQSKKSPVSPGFSPALRIDEAIEETNEEEELMEDTIDAVSHSYTSTQPNVTPVKYEIANVSAPGAVTLSTAPPLINGNSTHVPEGRHVYFSNSPIVETSAEVSNNEVHEQYHTVDQAAPIIRRPVARRPAEADTQQQQQQQQQDEPSAKATLSESKVPSETGTTQDDSESKEKSRKVVKVSERIQMYDQASSSKEPEKNKASKEKDWKPKIFSFRDNKVAKSQPKQTPPQPPPPKAKLPVPFFRNRKVKKGTRP; encoded by the exons ATGAATGCGTCAGGAGGAGTCCCAGCCATGGACGGAGCGTTCGAACGGTTTATCACGGCCGCTAtcgccaccatcattactatcatgTTTTCTTGGAGACTCTTAACCGATGTCAACGAGTACGACTCCACCATTCCCATCATTTCCCCTCCACCGCCCAGGCTGAAACATCTCACAGAAGATAACCAGGAAACAGATGATAGTAATGATTACGATAACTTTTCAGACGCTGACGACGAAGCTGAAATCGAACCCGCGACCTGCGAATTCAAAACCTTTGCTTTTGCAATGCCAGCGAGCCGCCAACATTCCGATCACAACATTCCAGGTGTAATCAGTCATTCTAACATTCCAAGTTCGGAGATGAGCAACGTTCGTTATCATTCCACAAACAGAGCTACTTACTTTATTGATGACTGTTATCAAACGACGGCGATAcccagaaagacagacatacctGGCGGATGTGTGGAGCAGGAGATAAGTTATCAACCTGACGAGCCATTAGGCCTGAAGGCAAATAatacagcagtagcagcagcaactagtagtagtagtagtagtagtagtagtagtagtagtagtaataatacagttactgctgctgctgcttctagtaCAGACATTAAAGTAGGCAGCACGGTAAGAAGCCACCCTATTGTAGCTAAGAGAGAGACAGGTAAAACTGTTTTTATGTTGGGTTCCGCCTCGCCGCTCCAACAAGTTGTATCACCCCCTCTGCTGGAGAGTGTTCACACTAGACCAAGGCTGCCCTCTGCACTTCAGCTCGGTAATTCTCCTCAAAACCTCACTTCAGACGACTCACAAATGACGACCGCACCGAGATATTCGTCTCACACGTCTATagaaacaccaacaacaccatgtCTTTCTTCTACATCGGCAAACGTAAGTCGTTCTTCTTTAACTCAAACGTCGTGTCGTGGATCTCAGGTGAAACGACCACCTCCGCCATTACCGCCTCGACGACCCCAAGGCGGCGGCGGTGATGTTACAAACACCACgaataatacttataataataacaatattacttCTACTGCTACCTCTATTGCTAGTCCAAATGACCGTAAtactaccaacacacacacatcgactGGCGATCAAACTAAGAAACCTGCCGCCGCTCCTATATTAGGAAGACGAGCCATggcgaacaacaacaaaaataatgttgCTAACAAAACTGAAAGCTGTCAGTCTACAAGTACCAACAGTACCAatagcagtagaagcagcagcagcagtagtagtagtggtagtacgAGCAGTCTTGTGTGTAACCGTGAGTTTCGAGATATCGTCGATGATGAGGACTTCAAACAAATGGTGCCCAGCCGTGAAATGAATTTCTTTCGTCCGAGGCATCGATACTGCCCTCCGCCACCCTCACCGTCCAATTCCCATTACTACGATATCGATTCCGACTCAGACAGCGACTCTGAAGTTTTCTATTTCAATGGTCTGGAACCGATCGAGGAAGAAGATTCGGATGATTTATCCTCCGACAGCGATCGATGCGAAGAGTATGAAGTGAAAGGAAGCTACCCACCCTCTGTGATTCACaactacgacgacgacaacaacaatttcCACACCttcaacagaagcagcagcagcagctacaagcAACCCAGTTCACATAGTCTTACAGGTGTTCCAGCACGTGGCACTGCAGGTCTGTTATTTTCATCTCACCCTGGTGACGCTGCTACTACCATCAACAATCGAACGGCATCGTTGCTGTCTGCCAGCAGCAATCATAATAATAGCAGCATCTCGCCTCGCCAGCATGGCAGAAGTTTCAcgactgaaaacaaaaacaatgaagctGTTAGGAATTACGAGGAAAGTTCTGTTGATACGTCGTTCACGTCGCCGTATGTGTCGAGTAGCGATGAATTGGCGGAGCGAGAAGAAGAGCTggaggagaaagacaaagaaataaggcCAAACAATGTAGAGGAATGTGACCAACCCAGGTGTGAGGAGGATGGCGACACGAGTGAAGATAATAACAATGTCACCTACACACACGCTACAGCTACTGTTGAACAGGCACCCATTATATGTCCACCTAAACAGTTGTTTAATATACCGTCCTCCACTTCGTCGTCTTCTCAATCAAACACTCATTCAACGTCAGTATTAACACCGCCagagccgccaccaccaccaacagcagcaacagttgaTAATGTGATATCTATTAATAACATTCCAGTCCAGCATATGTTTAGAGATAATAACAATGGAGATACGTTAAAAAATACATCGAAAGTTTGTGCAGAGGAACAGTCTAGTACCGATAGTTTTGGTCAGGTGGATAATATCgattcaacaaacaaacaaacgactgTTCGATCGACTGATGAACTAAGCAACTCGTTAAAGAAATCCTCGGTGACAGCACGACCCCTCAGTCAGACCATCGGCGATTTAAGTGACACGTCACGTGATTTAACCACTTACAATGAAAATGCACTTTTGACTTTCACAACGTCTACAAACGATCGTTCACAGCGAATCAAGGATGATTCTGCAAACCCTGCACAGACTCCTCAAAAGTCTCGGGAACGATCTTATTCTGATGGAGATGTCAACCAAGATGAAGAAACGAGCAGCAGTCCGTCTGAAAGTACTCATGGTCTTATACTCGATATCCGAGCTAACTCTACAACGAAAGAGGAAGCAGAGTCATACGGAGAGGAATTCCTAATCATAGGAAAGACTAATCCACAGAATTTCCAAACTCCTTCACCGGATGTATACTGTTCCAACCAATCCAACTGGCCTATCCAGCTCTACTTTGATGCTACCAAGTCTAATGCTGCCGAGAATCCACCTCGTGGTTTTACATTTTCCTACACAGAGCCTGGCGAAACGGCCTACAAAGCTCGCAGTTTTTATGTCGAGAactacgacaacaacagcaacactttaaacaacaacaatgttcaCCATCAATATGATGACAGTCGGAATATGTCGGAacttaatgagaataataatttaTCTGCAGATGATCTGAAGTTTACTCCACCAAGGGACTATGTTGATAACCCAATGAAATTTGCTTCTGATGATATTAATGTCTTTACAGCTAGCAAGCTTGACAATGGCCCCATGATAATTAAGAGGGCATTGTCGATGACGAATGCTGAACCAAATAGACAACCTGACAACTACACCAGTCTTGAACAGCAAAACAGATATCTGTCAAATTATAAGGAACCAGAGAGTATGGAAACTACATTGTCTCAAGTACAGCATGAACCAGAGAACCAAAGACCAAAGAGTTACGTTGAACAGGAAGCCGTGGAGAATGTTTTACAGTACGATGGATTAACCGAAAaggatttatatattaacaaGTATTCGGATTACGTTCAGAGTGATTATGTTACCCTTGTTACTATGGAAAAATCATACCCtgacattttaaaaaaaggaagtttTAATGAAAATAGCCAGGATATAAATTCCAATGATTACGTTGGGGAGGAGAGTATGGAAGATAGGGTATTTCCTGATGTGGTAAAAAAAGATACATACCCTGTCAGCTCCTTACATCAAGATACTGTTGATCATGCACATGTATCGACTTTTCCTGATGTATTAAACAAAGGAATCATTGAAAAAACACAGGATGTGATTTCTGAGGATTTTACCGTATTAGAATGTAAGGAAAAACGACCATTTCCTGATATTGTTGATGGACAAGCTTACCATGTTAACAAGCATGCAGGTTATGGTCAGAATTATTCTGTAATGCAGGAAGCAGCAGAAAAAACAGGTTTTCCTGATATAGTAAATAGAGAAGAATTTCATTTGGACAGACATTTACAAGAGACTCAGCAGGGTTATACAATGGAAAGTAAATTAATTCATCAAGAACCAGAGgaagatataattaaaaaagaaattcctGTAGACTATAGCAGTCGATTGGATACAAAAGAGAAATCTAGTTCTGATTCAACAAGAAATGTTCAAGAATGCAATTCTTCAGACGTATCACACATAGAAATGGGGGCTGTTTTGAAACCCCCATCTTTGATAAAAAATGAGAATCGAAAGTCGAGTGATCCGGTTCCAGATTCATATTCTTTAAATACAAGTGTTGATCCTGTAAGAAAGGTAACTGTATCACCTGAAAATCTGTCCAATTCTGAATTAAGATTAAAAACTGAACCGGCAGCCAGTGAAGAACTTGTTTCTAGCATTGACTCTGAAGTAGAATTTGAAGTTTTCAAAAGCGAATGTTTAGCCCATTCCGAGGATTATAGCAGTTTATTGTCCCTTGAAAAGTTGGATGAGTCAGGGAACATGTACCCCAGTCAACACGAGTTGTCTTCAAATAAAGCCGAAAGTGATAATTACGAGGGCAGCCTGTCTCTCGAAGAATATGATGAACTTGCAGACTTTGTTAGTGACCAACTTAGTCCACCTCCAACATCAGCTCTTCACAGACCATTGACAGTTAAGACACAGCTAGGTGGCAGTCGTCAAGTTCCTTTAGTCCGACGGAAAATTAATGCTGTGCGGAAACGATATTTTGGCAGCGAAAACAACGTCTCCGATTTAATTGAGGATGAAAATTCAGTGAGCAACAGATTTGCTAGATATCGCAAAACTTCCCTCAGAGCATTGAAACGACGAGATGCTGCTAAACGTCTTTCTCTACACAATGACCAGGAGGCAATCCATGCTTCAAGGATTAGGCCAAGTAAAAGTCTGAGTCACATTAGTCAACTCTATTTACGCAGTGAACCTGTATGTAGGTACCCCCGTCCACCTTTCCATGAAATACACCCAGACTGTATATTGTCACCTGGCAATGCGGATAACCTTGAAGAATCTATTCAAGCTGCATCCATTGATAATCTCGAGTCTTGTTTATCCCAATATGATTCCTTTTGTTCTTTGGTGGAGACGGATATAGACACAGGGGAAACAACTGAGAGACGGTTCAGTTTTGATAGTGAAGCTTTTGAAATTCCTTTCTCTTTTCAGCCATCCTATTTCGGCAAGTCAACAAGTCTAATGGATCTACGCTCAGAACAGCAACAGGTAAGGCGGTCGACCGGCAAAAGCCGGTTTGCTGACCGAAATGTACCGAAATCAAAGAGCATGCAGACACTTGAAACAaatcttgatgatgatgctgatgatgaagatgacctTCTGGGTGAGTCAAGTTTTAGGCGAGTGCCGTCCATTCATGAGCTGAGAGTGTCACGTTCTTTACAAAAATTAAATGTTCCGGCTTGGTACAAGAATTCAAGTGTGTCTCGCAGTGGTAGTTGTATTCTAAACAGAGACAATGACTCCATGAAATCTTTTGATTGGAGATTCAACGCAAGTCTTACTTCATCTCCAGCCAGCAGCATCATTAGCCACCAAGCACCCGTTGTCATAAAAACACGTGTCACACCCAGCTATACTCGTTCATATTCTGCACCTCTAAAGACCCCAAAATTAGTGCTGCCTCCAAAGCCGGCTAATGTTCGACTACCAAGCGATCAATTCAGAAACCAAGAGAAACCAAAAGGTCTGATGCCAATTCCAATAGTGCCCTTCTTAAAGATACGAGAAATGTTTGAGAAGAAGAGTCAAGAAAACAACTCACAACCGACTTTTCCCACTGCAGTTAGTCCTGTTTCTAAAACTCCAGTGAAAACTTCAAAACCAGAACCACCAAAACGGACAACTCCAGTCAAACGTGAACCCGATTCAATATCACAAAGTAAAAAGTCTCCTGTCTCACCTGGATTTTCTCCGGCTCTCCGGATTGACGAAGCTATTGAAGAAACgaacgaagaagaagaacttATGGAAGATACTATAGATGCTGTCAGTCATAGTTATACCTCGACACAGCCTAATGTAACACCTGTCAAATATGAAATTGCAAACGTCAGTGCTCCTGGAGCTGTAACGCTTTCTACTGCTCCACCATTGATTAACGGTAATTCAACACACGTGCCAGAAGGCCGTCATGTATACTTCAGTAACAGCCCTATAGTTGAGACCAGTGCAGAAGTGTCGAATAATGAAGTCCACGAACAGTACCATACTGTTGATCAGGCAGCACCAATCATCCGTCGACCTGTAGCCCGACGACCAGCTGAAGCAgacacacaacaacagcaacagcaacaacaacaggatgaGCCATCAGCTAAAGCAACTCTGTCAGAATCCAAAGTGCCATCTGAGACTGGGACGACGCAAGACGATTCGGAGAGTAAAGAGAAAAGCCGAAAGGTTGTGAAAGTATCCGAACGAATCCAAATGTATGACCAGGCATCATCAAGCAAGGAACCGGAGAAAAATAAGGCAAGCAAAGAAAAAGATTGGAAACCAAAAATATTCAGTTTCCGGGATAATAAAGTTGCTAAGAGCCAACCCAAGCAAACACCCCCACAACCACCGCCTCCAAAAGCCAAGCTCCCAGTGCCGTTCTTCCGAAACAGAAAAG TGAAGAAAGGGACAAGGCCGTAG